The following coding sequences are from one candidate division KSB1 bacterium window:
- a CDS encoding efflux RND transporter permease subunit, producing MKLTEVSIKRPAFITMVFTALAALGLFAYSQMGVDLLPKMDWPMVSVVTIYPGAGPKEVEATVSKPIEEALSSLNGLKHLRSFSNENVSVILAEFSFTTDVESATNEVQRKVDGVRADLPREIYTPTVAKSDINDFPIVRIAMSGKNADPRALYQFADEHVSQRLEQIPGVSSVEIVGGQKREIRIEVDNDRLRAYNLSVLQVSQALQRENLDFPTGKINSPTNQYIVRVTGKFSTPAAMNNIVLAARGDSKIYLRDVARVLDTYNEDVTYTRLNGEPAVGLFLQRQSGANSVQVAQSVRQELEKIEQEQGGRIHFEIAQDITQFTLHSVNEVKRDLGLAVLMVAIVLFVFLHSFRNSLIVLLSIPTSLITTFIMMQAFGFTINLVSLMALALVIGILVDDSIVVLENIHRHLERGEEQKTAALKGRAEIGFAAIAITLVDVVVFLPIALIGGIVGKIFKEFGLTIVVSTLLSLFVSFTLTPMLASKWSRAGSTTLRWRWLHALIEKFEIFQENLNERYRRWLAWGLDHRKTVVLVSFGLLILSFALVPLGLIGTEFMTEADRGEFAVNLEMPIGTALDITDGATQRVENILAGMPEVTRYLTTVGKSQSEWSSAKRPNVAQISVTLQNKRERKRSTAEVMNDISRQAAAIPGLTVRMSPISMFGAAQEAPLQIEVKGPDLETLAAIAEKVTAITAQVPGTRDVKSSWEEGQPEIQISVDRDRAAPFGLTLGEIGVALRSALEGDIATKFKDGNTEYDTRVVLAKANRSNPADVEKVTLVNYRGERIFLGQVADIYYGKGPTMIGRKDRERLITVSSNLNGTVPLGQISAAIQQQAAALDLPPGVTIAYAGDVQNMQDMFRDMMIAISFAILFVYMIMVALFESYAHPFTIMFSIPVALVGGLGALALTGQTLNMFSMIGILLALGLVTKNAILLVDRANEQRAKGLSAREALLEAGPTRLRPILMTTLTMVLGMMPLALALGAGAEVRQSMAIVVIGALLSSTVLTLVLVPVVYSYMEGLRARLSHKKVDATNGRYEKIPELTGEAVA from the coding sequence ATGAAACTCACCGAAGTCTCGATAAAACGCCCGGCGTTCATCACCATGGTGTTTACCGCGTTGGCGGCGCTGGGCCTCTTCGCCTATTCGCAAATGGGCGTCGATTTGCTGCCGAAGATGGACTGGCCGATGGTTTCCGTGGTGACAATTTATCCCGGCGCCGGCCCAAAAGAAGTAGAAGCCACCGTTTCCAAGCCGATTGAAGAGGCGCTGTCGAGCCTCAACGGCTTGAAGCATTTGCGCTCGTTCTCCAACGAAAATGTCTCGGTGATTTTGGCGGAATTTTCTTTCACCACCGACGTCGAATCGGCGACCAATGAAGTGCAGCGCAAGGTCGACGGCGTGCGCGCTGATTTACCCAGGGAGATTTACACGCCGACCGTCGCCAAATCCGACATCAACGACTTTCCGATCGTGCGCATCGCCATGAGCGGCAAGAACGCCGATCCTCGCGCGCTTTATCAATTTGCCGACGAGCACGTGTCGCAGCGCCTGGAGCAGATTCCCGGTGTCTCCAGCGTGGAAATCGTCGGCGGCCAAAAACGCGAGATTCGCATCGAAGTCGATAACGACCGCTTGCGCGCCTACAACCTCTCGGTCTTGCAAGTTAGCCAGGCTTTGCAGCGCGAGAATTTGGATTTTCCCACCGGCAAAATCAATTCGCCGACGAATCAGTACATCGTGCGCGTCACCGGAAAATTTTCCACGCCGGCGGCGATGAACAACATCGTGCTCGCGGCGCGCGGCGACAGCAAAATTTATTTGCGCGACGTGGCGCGGGTGTTGGATACTTACAATGAAGACGTGACCTACACTCGCCTGAACGGCGAGCCGGCGGTCGGTTTGTTTTTGCAGAGGCAATCCGGCGCCAACTCCGTGCAGGTTGCCCAATCGGTGCGCCAAGAACTGGAAAAAATCGAGCAGGAGCAAGGCGGCCGCATTCATTTTGAAATCGCGCAGGATATTACCCAATTCACGCTGCATTCGGTGAATGAAGTCAAGCGCGATCTGGGTCTTGCCGTGCTGATGGTGGCGATCGTGCTGTTCGTCTTCTTGCACAGCTTCCGCAACTCGCTCATCGTGCTGCTGTCGATTCCGACCAGCTTGATCACGACGTTCATCATGATGCAGGCCTTCGGCTTCACCATCAACCTGGTGTCGTTGATGGCGCTGGCGCTGGTCATCGGCATTTTGGTGGATGATTCCATCGTCGTGCTCGAAAACATTCACCGCCATCTCGAACGCGGCGAAGAGCAAAAAACCGCGGCGCTCAAGGGCCGCGCTGAAATCGGCTTTGCGGCCATCGCCATCACCCTGGTCGACGTCGTTGTGTTTCTGCCGATTGCCTTGATCGGCGGCATTGTCGGCAAAATTTTCAAAGAGTTTGGATTGACGATTGTCGTGAGCACGCTGCTCTCACTCTTTGTCTCATTCACGCTGACACCGATGCTGGCCTCGAAGTGGTCGCGCGCCGGCTCGACAACGCTGCGCTGGCGCTGGCTGCACGCGCTCATTGAAAAATTCGAAATCTTTCAGGAAAATTTGAACGAGCGCTATCGCCGCTGGCTGGCGTGGGGTTTGGACCATCGCAAAACCGTCGTGCTCGTCAGCTTCGGGTTGTTGATTCTGAGCTTCGCGCTGGTGCCGCTCGGCTTGATCGGGACGGAATTCATGACCGAAGCCGATCGCGGCGAGTTTGCGGTGAACCTCGAAATGCCGATTGGCACGGCGCTCGATATTACCGACGGTGCCACCCAGCGTGTGGAAAATATTTTGGCGGGCATGCCGGAGGTGACGCGTTACTTGACGACGGTCGGCAAATCGCAAAGCGAGTGGTCGAGCGCCAAGCGCCCGAACGTCGCGCAAATTTCGGTGACGCTGCAAAACAAACGCGAGCGCAAACGCAGCACGGCGGAAGTGATGAACGACATTTCCCGGCAAGCCGCCGCCATTCCCGGTTTGACGGTGCGGATGAGCCCGATCAGCATGTTCGGCGCCGCGCAGGAAGCGCCGCTGCAAATCGAAGTCAAAGGTCCGGATCTGGAAACGCTTGCCGCTATCGCCGAAAAAGTGACCGCCATCACTGCGCAGGTTCCCGGCACGCGCGACGTGAAAAGCTCGTGGGAAGAGGGCCAGCCGGAAATTCAAATCTCGGTTGACCGTGACCGCGCCGCGCCATTCGGCTTGACGCTCGGCGAGATCGGCGTGGCGCTGCGCAGCGCGCTGGAAGGTGACATTGCGACGAAATTCAAAGACGGCAACACCGAATACGACACGCGCGTCGTGCTCGCCAAAGCCAACCGCTCGAACCCGGCTGATGTCGAAAAAGTCACGTTGGTCAATTACCGCGGCGAGCGCATCTTTCTCGGACAGGTCGCCGACATTTACTACGGCAAAGGCCCGACGATGATCGGTCGCAAAGACCGCGAGCGTTTGATCACGGTTTCGTCGAATCTCAACGGCACGGTGCCGCTCGGCCAGATCTCGGCGGCGATTCAACAGCAGGCCGCGGCGTTGGATTTGCCGCCGGGCGTGACGATTGCGTACGCCGGCGACGTGCAAAACATGCAGGACATGTTTCGCGACATGATGATCGCCATCAGCTTTGCCATTTTGTTCGTGTACATGATCATGGTCGCGCTGTTTGAAAGTTACGCGCATCCGTTCACGATCATGTTCTCGATTCCAGTGGCGCTCGTCGGCGGCCTCGGCGCGCTGGCGCTCACCGGCCAAACTTTGAACATGTTTTCGATGATCGGCATTTTGCTCGCCCTCGGCCTGGTGACGAAGAACGCGATCTTGCTCGTCGACCGCGCCAACGAGCAGCGCGCCAAAGGGCTTTCCGCACGCGAGGCCCTGCTCGAAGCCGGCCCGACGCGCCTGCGACCAATTCTCATGACCACGCTGACGATGGTGCTGGGCATGATGCCGCTGGCCTTGGCGCTCGGCGCCGGAGCGGAAGTTCGGCAGAGCATGGCCATCGTCGTCATCGGCGCGCTGCTTAGCTCCACGGTGCTCACGCTGGTTCTGGTGCCGGTGGTTTATTCGTACATGGAAGGCTTGCGGGCACGGCTGAGCCATAAAAAAGTTGACGCGACCAACGGCCGCTATGAAAAAATTCCGGAGCTGACGGGCGAAGCGGTGGCGTGA
- a CDS encoding FAD-binding protein, with protein sequence MLNLSPDFDAALEKIFASVKIDEPLSLHTTLGVGGPAARLATATNVEQIQNGLRLARQFNVPVFILGWGSNLIVSDRGFAGLVIKNRAQNRQILGAPVKLEKTPPKTLARLQPQGEGYYQIDDLMYSEEDSPPVIVQVESGAKIDTLMKALFKQGITGLQWFAGIPATVGGAIYMNMHGGYHFFGDFVHRALLFDAKSCQAKEVDQAYFKFDYDDSILHKTREAVLWAQLRLFRGNVGRAQATAREWARRKALQPQRSAGCVFRNLSAEEQKRLNLPTPSIGYLVEHVLKLKGLRRGDAIVSPRHAAFIENLGQARAQDVKALIDLVAEKARTELGLELHEEVEYLGKF encoded by the coding sequence ATGTTGAATCTTTCACCGGATTTTGATGCTGCGCTCGAAAAAATTTTTGCCAGTGTCAAGATTGACGAGCCGCTTTCATTGCACACCACCCTCGGTGTCGGCGGGCCGGCAGCGCGATTGGCGACAGCGACGAATGTCGAACAAATTCAAAACGGCTTGCGGCTGGCTCGCCAGTTCAATGTCCCGGTGTTTATTCTCGGGTGGGGAAGCAATTTGATCGTTTCGGATCGCGGCTTTGCCGGGTTGGTGATCAAGAATCGCGCGCAAAACCGGCAAATTCTCGGCGCGCCGGTAAAGTTAGAAAAAACGCCGCCAAAAACTTTGGCGCGTTTGCAGCCGCAGGGAGAAGGTTATTATCAGATCGATGATTTGATGTACTCCGAAGAAGATTCTCCGCCGGTGATCGTGCAAGTTGAGTCTGGCGCGAAAATCGACACGTTGATGAAGGCGTTGTTCAAACAGGGCATCACCGGCCTGCAGTGGTTTGCCGGCATTCCGGCGACGGTCGGCGGGGCGATTTATATGAACATGCACGGCGGTTATCATTTCTTCGGTGATTTCGTGCATCGCGCCTTGTTGTTTGACGCAAAATCTTGTCAAGCCAAAGAAGTCGATCAGGCTTATTTCAAATTTGATTACGATGACAGTATTTTGCACAAGACCCGCGAGGCAGTGCTGTGGGCGCAACTGCGTTTGTTTCGCGGCAACGTAGGGCGCGCGCAAGCCACGGCGCGAGAATGGGCGCGCCGCAAAGCCTTGCAGCCGCAGCGCTCCGCCGGCTGTGTTTTTCGCAATCTTTCCGCTGAAGAACAAAAGCGCTTGAATTTGCCGACGCCCTCCATCGGTTATCTCGTCGAGCACGTGTTGAAGTTGAAAGGCCTTCGGCGCGGCGACGCCATCGTTTCACCGCGCCACGCCGCCTTTATTGAAAATCTCGGGCAGGCGCGCGCGCAGGATGTCAAGGCGCTTATCGATCTTGTTGCCGAAAAAGCGCGAACGGAATTGGGACTTGAATTGCACGAAGAGGTGGAATATCTTGGCAAATTTTAG
- the murA gene encoding UDP-N-acetylglucosamine 1-carboxyvinyltransferase produces MSKFIITGGNTLQGEYFISGNKNAALPILAATVLTDEECLIKNVPQITDVATMLALLADLGKSIVRAADGSVRITGAVAKSDLENELVQKLRASILFLGPLLARTGKATLAPPGGCVIGRRAVGTHFDALAALGANIIGAEENYDATLSQPRAGRIFLDEVSVTATENVMMCAAAIDGETVIENAACEPHVADLALALKKMGAMISGEETNRLVIRGRKKLDGFEHTVAPDHIEAGTMIIASACTQGRMIIHDARRSHLRPMLIYLERLGVRVKFLDDKTLEVFPSELKAPSVKIQTRPWPGFPTDLMSPLIVLATQASGMTLCHDWMYESRMFFVDKLIAMGANITQCDPHRVIVIGPTQLRAQKLSSPDIRAGIALVIAALAASGTSTIDNVELIDRGYEDLVLRLKKLGAEIAREP; encoded by the coding sequence ATGTCAAAATTCATCATCACCGGCGGCAACACATTGCAGGGAGAATACTTCATCTCCGGCAACAAAAACGCCGCCCTGCCGATTCTCGCCGCGACGGTTTTAACCGACGAGGAATGCCTGATTAAAAACGTGCCGCAAATCACCGACGTCGCCACGATGCTGGCGCTGCTGGCCGATTTGGGAAAAAGCATTGTGCGCGCCGCCGACGGCAGCGTTCGAATCACAGGCGCGGTTGCCAAATCCGATCTCGAAAACGAGCTGGTGCAAAAACTGCGCGCCTCGATTCTCTTTCTCGGCCCGCTGCTGGCGCGTACTGGCAAGGCGACGCTTGCCCCGCCCGGCGGCTGCGTGATCGGCCGGCGCGCTGTGGGAACGCATTTTGACGCGCTCGCAGCGTTGGGCGCCAACATCATCGGCGCGGAAGAAAATTACGACGCGACACTGTCGCAGCCCCGAGCCGGCCGGATTTTTTTGGATGAAGTTTCCGTCACCGCCACCGAGAACGTGATGATGTGCGCCGCCGCGATTGACGGCGAGACGGTAATCGAGAACGCTGCCTGCGAGCCGCACGTCGCTGATTTGGCGCTGGCGCTGAAAAAGATGGGCGCAATGATTTCCGGCGAAGAGACGAATCGACTCGTCATTCGCGGCCGGAAAAAGCTCGACGGTTTTGAGCACACAGTCGCGCCGGATCACATCGAAGCCGGCACGATGATCATTGCCAGCGCCTGCACGCAAGGCCGGATGATCATTCACGACGCCCGCCGATCACATTTGCGGCCGATGCTGATTTATTTGGAACGCCTGGGCGTGCGGGTGAAATTTCTCGACGACAAGACCCTCGAAGTTTTTCCCTCCGAGCTGAAAGCACCTTCCGTTAAAATTCAGACACGGCCGTGGCCGGGCTTCCCGACGGATTTGATGAGCCCGCTCATCGTTCTCGCCACGCAAGCCTCGGGGATGACGCTATGCCATGATTGGATGTACGAGTCCAGGATGTTCTTCGTCGATAAACTCATTGCCATGGGCGCCAATATCACGCAATGCGACCCGCATCGCGTGATCGTGATCGGCCCGACGCAACTGCGGGCGCAAAAGCTCAGCAGCCCGGATATTCGCGCCGGCATTGCGCTGGTCATCGCGGCGCTGGCGGCCAGTGGAACGAGCACGATCGACAACGTCGAACTGATCGACCGCGGGTATGAAGATCTCGTCCTGCGTTTGAAAAAGTTGGGAGCGGAGATCGCGCGGGAGCCCTGA
- a CDS encoding DUF4058 family protein — protein sequence MPSPFPGMDPYLEAPHIWEDFHANLATEIQRQLAPGLRPRYIAALIPTVTYDEVIVEKTHREKPDVSVWQVDEQPWGGEAVAIAPAPLVGHVVLEEPIKMYSVEIREAATGLLVTAIEILSPVNKRPNHEAFEDYRRKRRDLLRSSVHLMEIDLLRAGQRPPLVTPLPEAPYFVFLHRGDNRPKVEIWPLRIQEAIPVLPVPLLYPDPDVPLDLGHAIQTIYEVAVYRLRLNYSQPPPKPDLAPEDAAWIEARLQSIKS from the coding sequence GTGCCCTCGCCTTTTCCCGGAATGGATCCTTACCTCGAGGCCCCGCATATTTGGGAGGATTTTCACGCCAACTTGGCAACGGAAATCCAGCGGCAACTGGCGCCCGGCCTCCGGCCTCGTTATATTGCCGCTTTGATTCCGACGGTGACCTATGATGAAGTTATCGTCGAAAAAACTCACCGGGAGAAGCCCGATGTAAGTGTTTGGCAAGTGGACGAGCAACCATGGGGCGGCGAAGCGGTCGCCATCGCGCCGGCTCCGCTCGTCGGCCATGTCGTGCTCGAAGAGCCGATCAAAATGTACAGCGTTGAAATTCGCGAGGCCGCCACCGGCCTGTTGGTGACGGCGATCGAAATTCTATCGCCGGTTAACAAGCGACCAAACCACGAGGCGTTCGAGGATTATCGCCGCAAGCGCCGCGACCTGTTGCGCAGCTCGGTACATCTGATGGAGATCGATCTCTTGCGCGCCGGTCAGCGCCCTCCGCTGGTCACGCCTTTGCCTGAAGCGCCATATTTTGTTTTTCTGCATCGCGGCGACAACCGCCCTAAAGTCGAAATCTGGCCGCTGCGAATTCAAGAGGCCATTCCCGTGCTGCCGGTTCCATTGCTCTACCCCGACCCGGACGTGCCACTCGATCTTGGCCACGCCATTCAAACGATCTATGAGGTCGCGGTTTATCGCCTTCGCCTCAACTATAGCCAGCCGCCGCCCAAACCTGATCTTGCGCCGGAGGACGCGGCGTGGATCGAGGCGCGTTTGCAATCCATCAAAAGTTAA
- a CDS encoding S1 RNA-binding domain-containing protein encodes MTPTKHAPGQIVTAKVTRILPYFGLLVRLEDGSRGFIRRRELSWSEKEPHPGKIAHVGDEIEAAAHRQASAAGDAESSRHRRIPAPD; translated from the coding sequence ATGACGCCAACCAAACACGCCCCCGGCCAAATCGTCACGGCCAAAGTCACTCGTATCCTGCCTTATTTCGGCCTGCTCGTTCGTTTGGAAGATGGCAGCCGGGGATTCATCCGCCGCCGCGAATTGTCCTGGTCCGAGAAAGAGCCGCATCCGGGGAAAATTGCGCACGTCGGAGATGAAATCGAAGCCGCAGCGCATCGCCAGGCTTCTGCGGCCGGTGATGCGGAAAGTTCACGACATCGAAGAATACCTGCACCGGATTGA
- a CDS encoding HAMP domain-containing histidine kinase, whose protein sequence is MKSKPQRIARLLRPVMRKVHDIEEYLHRIEKLLKLIREIPINAPLSAEEGVESLEVNALLQERVFRLLEAREKAEFHLEWSLELPDTARVRVSREWLRRAIDLLVQNAFDAMEEISPKTLTVRTFHAGQRAEIRLKDSGNGIPPEIVNKLLREPIPKKKGERGSGMGLLLAQLIVQTYKGDIRMISTGPQGTEMALSLPLEGD, encoded by the coding sequence ATGAAATCGAAGCCGCAGCGCATCGCCAGGCTTCTGCGGCCGGTGATGCGGAAAGTTCACGACATCGAAGAATACCTGCACCGGATTGAAAAGTTGTTGAAGCTGATTCGCGAGATTCCGATCAATGCGCCGCTCTCCGCGGAAGAAGGCGTCGAATCGTTGGAAGTCAACGCCCTGTTGCAGGAACGTGTCTTCCGTCTGTTGGAAGCGCGCGAAAAGGCTGAGTTTCATCTCGAGTGGAGTTTGGAATTGCCAGACACGGCGAGAGTGCGGGTCAGTCGCGAATGGCTGCGCCGCGCCATCGATCTGTTGGTGCAGAATGCCTTTGATGCCATGGAAGAAATTTCGCCAAAGACGCTGACCGTCCGAACTTTCCATGCCGGCCAACGGGCGGAAATCCGGCTCAAGGACAGCGGCAACGGCATTCCGCCCGAGATTGTCAACAAGCTCCTACGTGAGCCCATCCCCAAAAAAAAGGGAGAGCGCGGTTCCGGAATGGGGTTGTTGTTGGCCCAGCTTATCGTGCAGACTTACAAAGGCGACATTCGCATGATTTCCACCGGCCCGCAAGGCACGGAAATGGCTCTCTCCCTCCCATTAGAAGGCGACTAA
- a CDS encoding response regulator, with amino-acid sequence MQILFMGKDALWYKVLQQALASQGEVYQTTFNELNGATARRRYDLIVVDTMDLSKDKIRPTIDRLKKQQSESRVVLASASPTWEPVREALKAGAADYITKSYDPDGVAKDLSPYLPRAKRRLESNEKT; translated from the coding sequence ATGCAAATTCTTTTTATGGGGAAGGATGCCTTGTGGTACAAAGTCTTGCAGCAGGCTTTGGCCTCACAGGGCGAAGTTTATCAAACCACCTTTAACGAGCTGAACGGCGCAACGGCGCGGCGGCGATACGATCTCATCGTGGTGGATACCATGGATCTGTCGAAAGACAAAATTCGCCCGACCATCGATCGCCTGAAGAAACAGCAGAGCGAGTCGCGTGTCGTTCTCGCTTCAGCCTCTCCAACGTGGGAGCCGGTTCGCGAAGCGCTGAAAGCCGGCGCCGCCGATTATATCACCAAATCCTATGATCCGGACGGCGTGGCGAAAGATTTGTCGCCATATCTGCCAAGGGCAAAAAGGAGACTTGAAAGCAATGAAAAAACATAA
- a CDS encoding response regulator, translating into MKKHKLLLADNDAEFLHTRKEILEAESYDVVSASSPEEAKALLQDQTVDLAIVDLRLRDDKDEADISGLALIKSAAPHVPKILMTAYPTVEMARRALKRDVDDIPAAVDLVAKQEGVEVLLRAVSQAMKNRDTKGKPQPRRLRLVAGGVVAIGMMVLLWEDGVKGVLVAVFAGVAIELISALFTKLTGLK; encoded by the coding sequence ATGAAAAAACATAAACTCCTTCTTGCAGATAATGACGCCGAATTTTTGCACACGCGCAAAGAAATTTTGGAAGCCGAAAGTTATGACGTCGTTTCCGCCTCCAGTCCGGAAGAGGCGAAAGCTTTGTTGCAGGATCAGACCGTGGATTTGGCTATCGTTGATTTGCGGCTGCGCGATGACAAAGACGAGGCTGATATCAGCGGGCTGGCCTTGATCAAAAGCGCGGCGCCGCACGTGCCAAAAATTTTAATGACGGCCTATCCCACCGTCGAGATGGCTCGGCGGGCGCTCAAGCGCGACGTCGATGACATTCCAGCGGCGGTGGACTTGGTTGCCAAACAAGAAGGCGTCGAAGTGCTGCTGCGCGCGGTGTCTCAAGCCATGAAGAATCGCGATACGAAAGGAAAGCCGCAGCCGAGACGACTGCGGCTCGTCGCCGGAGGTGTCGTCGCCATCGGCATGATGGTTCTGCTATGGGAAGATGGCGTCAAAGGTGTTTTGGTCGCCGTGTTCGCCGGCGTTGCCATTGAACTCATCTCGGCCCTGTTTACGAAGTTGACGGGCTTGAAATAG
- a CDS encoding response regulator, whose product MAKILLADNDAKFLKSRTEILEKSGYPVVAVNSLDEARKKLRDNHCDLAVIDVRLLDDNDPNDFSGLTLVRELNPDVSVILYSGYIRDEDIKDFSAEGRIVDFLFSKDHEPMLQAIQHAFERKRRQASAIKAQPVPSPSPVRSSQILLFRVLGFISLLTGGIIGVIGTISGNLGLLILLTPLLIVIGGILIIADLMQRDTLASES is encoded by the coding sequence ATGGCCAAAATTCTTCTTGCCGATAACGACGCGAAATTTTTAAAAAGCCGGACGGAAATCCTCGAAAAGTCTGGATATCCGGTCGTGGCTGTAAACAGCTTGGATGAGGCGCGGAAAAAATTGAGGGACAATCATTGTGATTTGGCTGTCATTGATGTGCGCCTCTTGGATGACAATGACCCCAATGATTTCAGCGGGCTTACTTTAGTGCGAGAGTTAAACCCTGATGTTTCAGTTATACTTTACTCAGGATACATCCGCGATGAAGATATCAAGGACTTCAGCGCTGAGGGCCGTATTGTCGATTTTTTATTTTCCAAAGATCATGAGCCGATGCTGCAGGCGATTCAGCATGCTTTTGAACGCAAACGCCGGCAGGCTTCGGCAATCAAAGCTCAACCGGTTCCGAGCCCTTCGCCGGTTCGGAGCTCTCAGATTTTGCTCTTTCGTGTTTTGGGATTTATTTCTCTACTCACCGGCGGGATCATCGGAGTTATCGGAACGATTTCCGGCAATCTCGGGCTTCTCATTCTTCTGACTCCCCTGTTAATCGTCATTGGCGGCATTTTAATCATTGCCGATTTGATGCAGCGCGACACGTTGGCATCGGAATCCTAA
- the dacB gene encoding D-alanyl-D-alanine carboxypeptidase/D-alanyl-D-alanine-endopeptidase, with the protein MFFLSACATSNQLKASQSIGARSLAELRQRLENILNAPALAHALAGIKIVSLRTGEVFYERHAEILAHPASNQKLLTSAAALALLGPAYVFRTMVACDSTLQTGSVLAGDLYLIGRGNPDLRREDLYGLAQNLAQTGLKEIRGNLVCDDFYFDDLRWGNGWMWDDDPAHYAPRLSALSVNKNTVIVRAAPADSLGQPARVKIDPPTDHVMLVNKSVTVKSKTLIDSLKLPPLLITRKWQQNENTILIEGAIAQDEWPQEETVNVLEPEIYCGRLFRDELQRAGITLSGIVQRGMSPPKIKILAEHRSPIMPALINLNKISDNLSAELLLKTIGAEKFGVPGTATKGIRAMRQFFAGVGIDTNAVHSADGSGMSHYNLITPASIVQLLAAMWKNFSIRNEFIATLPIAGVDGSLSGRMKGTAAAGVLHAKTGTISAVSTLSGYTTTADGEELAFSFMMQHFLGGSRPIRLLQDRLGAELSAFRRSTSTAATR; encoded by the coding sequence TTGTTTTTCCTCTCCGCGTGCGCAACTTCAAATCAACTCAAAGCTTCGCAATCCATCGGCGCGCGATCTCTCGCCGAGCTGCGCCAGCGCCTCGAAAACATTTTAAATGCTCCGGCACTCGCGCACGCCCTGGCCGGAATCAAAATCGTTTCACTGCGAACCGGAGAAGTTTTTTACGAGCGCCACGCGGAAATTTTGGCGCATCCCGCCTCCAATCAAAAGCTGCTCACCTCGGCCGCGGCGCTGGCGCTGCTCGGCCCGGCGTATGTTTTCCGCACCATGGTGGCTTGCGATTCGACGCTGCAAACCGGCAGCGTTTTGGCGGGTGATTTGTACTTGATCGGCCGTGGCAACCCGGATTTGCGCCGTGAAGATTTGTACGGCTTGGCGCAAAATCTGGCGCAAACCGGCCTCAAAGAAATTCGCGGCAATCTCGTTTGTGATGATTTTTATTTTGACGACTTGCGCTGGGGCAACGGCTGGATGTGGGATGATGATCCGGCCCATTATGCGCCACGCCTTTCAGCGTTGTCGGTGAATAAAAATACGGTCATCGTGCGCGCCGCGCCGGCTGATAGCCTCGGCCAACCGGCGCGTGTGAAAATCGATCCGCCAACCGATCACGTCATGTTGGTGAATAAAAGTGTAACAGTAAAAAGCAAAACGCTGATTGATTCGCTGAAATTGCCGCCGCTGCTCATCACGCGCAAGTGGCAGCAAAACGAAAACACCATTTTAATCGAGGGGGCGATCGCCCAAGACGAATGGCCGCAAGAAGAAACAGTGAATGTTTTAGAACCGGAAATTTATTGCGGGCGGCTCTTTCGTGATGAATTGCAGCGGGCCGGAATCACGCTCAGCGGCATCGTACAGCGCGGCATGTCTCCGCCCAAAATAAAAATTCTCGCCGAACATCGCAGCCCGATCATGCCGGCGTTGATCAATCTGAATAAAATTTCGGATAACTTGAGCGCCGAGCTTCTCTTGAAGACCATCGGGGCGGAGAAATTCGGCGTGCCCGGCACCGCGACAAAAGGCATTCGCGCCATGCGCCAGTTTTTCGCCGGTGTCGGCATAGACACCAACGCCGTTCACAGCGCCGACGGCTCGGGCATGTCGCATTATAACTTGATCACGCCAGCCAGCATCGTTCAGTTGCTGGCGGCGATGTGGAAAAATTTTTCGATTCGAAATGAGTTTATCGCGACGTTGCCGATTGCCGGCGTCGATGGCAGTTTGAGCGGCCGGATGAAAGGCACCGCCGCTGCCGGCGTGTTGCATGCCAAAACCGGAACGATCAGCGCCGTGAGCACGCTGTCCGGCTACACCACCACCGCCGACGGCGAAGAGCTGGCGTTTTCATTTATGATGCAGCATTTTCTCGGCGGCAGCCGGCCGATTCGTTTGCTGCAGGATCGTCTCGGCGCGGAGCTGAGCGCGTTTCGGCGAAGCACCTCGACAGCGGCAACGAGATGA